In one Nicotiana tomentosiformis chromosome 6, ASM39032v3, whole genome shotgun sequence genomic region, the following are encoded:
- the LOC138893814 gene encoding uncharacterized protein, whose product MHRVLIEQKDEALKDLPILRAKLKKAQREALSVKWEYAEMVEKVRIFEIKNDRLCVVTNDATSQVQENIDLIDHLRAEMNELKTSTETLRSRMDLLASENEATKEELASVKDQLQVTKDMVDKWSRLNDELREQLDSTISKWDDLDREYTALNSKLEEASIDSSEFEEMLAQYKTGVEIDEAHLITKAEYVK is encoded by the coding sequence ATGCACAGGGTTCTCATTGAGCAAAAAGACGAGGCCCTTAAGGATCTCCCTATTCTTCGAGCTAAGCTGAAAAAAGCTCAAAGAGAGGCTTTGTCCGTGAAATGGGAGTATGCTGAAATGGTCGAGAAGGTAAGGATATTTGAGATTAAAAATGATAGGTTATGCGTAGTGACTAACGACGCAACCTCGCAGGTCCAAGAGAATATAGACCTAATTGACCATCTCCGGGCTGAGATGAACGAGCTTAAAACTTCAACCGAGACGCTGAGGAGCAGGATGGACCTTCTAGCCTCAGAAAATGAGGCTACCAAGGAGGAGTTGGCATCGGTCAAGGACCAGCTCCAGGTGACGAAGGATATGGTTGACAAGTGGTCTCGGCTAAATGATGAGCTTCGGGAACAACTAGATTCAACCATCTCGAAATGGGATGACCTCGACCGGGAATATACTGCACTGAATTCCAAGTTAGAGGAAGCCTCGATCGATTCCTCCGAGTTTGAGGAGATGCTGGCCCAATACAAAACCGGCGTGGAAATAGACGAGGCCCACTTAATAACAAAGGCCGAGTATGTAAAATGA